The Halodesulfovibrio sp. sequence ACCCCCTTCGATGGCATCGGCAAACCGGAACCGCTCCGCTTTCAGCTAACCGGCTGCTGGTCCCGCCGCATTAATGAAGAACACCGATTAGTTTATAAACTAACAACCGATAATACGCTCCATATCCTGCAATGCAAGCACCATTACTAGCTATAAAGTATGGGTTGCCCGCCAGCTAGACAAACAACCCTCCTGCTAAAATTTACCCCGCTTGGGCGGGGTTTTTAATATCCTGCCGCTGCAGCAGAAAAGTTCATTGCAACGACTCCACACCCCAGAGCCAAAAAAATTGCAAAGTACTGTGTTACACGTCGCCACACTTTAGCCCCCTGATATCGGGAGGCTGTGTATCGCAGCGCATCACACGCCAAAATTCCATGAGCAGCAAAAAGGAAAAAAGAAATATTCCCCAATGGCTTCCAAACATAATAAAGGTTGTATGTCATGACAGTGAAAAGGGAGAGGGGAAGAATTGTGTACCCCCAAACAGCCTTCCATAAAGGAACCTTTCCACGCCTAAACTCTTTCAAAAAAGAAGGCGGCTTCTCAAGCCCAGCCTCTACCCGCCTGTCATATACACCTGCACAACCATCCATTTCTTCCCAAAACTTTTTCCACTTCCACAGCCGATATTCCCAATTATTTTTCATTCGCTCAAAATTCAGCATAATAAAATCATTTTATTTGCTACAGCAAGCCAAGGCTGGCAAACCATACATAACTATATTTAATAATTTTTATACACATCATAATTACTGAAAACTTGGCTAAAAGCTTCCAAAACTGATGTCCGGCATAATCTTCTGCACTGAGCCAAACTCCACGAAGCGCCACAAGAAGATAACAAGGGCCAAATAAAAATAATAAAAAAAAGGCAAGCTCGACTCCACCAGCTGCTCCACTGGATAAACGTGGCATAACTTTAGCCCATGTAAACACAAATGCAGCAAATAAAGCAAAGCAAGCGACGACCCCGTAAATCCAGTAATGCACCCATAACGGATACTCACCCCGCCAAAGCTTACCCAAAAAACTCATAACCCCTCCTTAAAATTATTTTTTCAAAATAATTCCATATACCTATATATATTTTTTTATCAACAGAATGCCTCAAGACATTTTTTTGCTTGACCTTTCTTGCTGCCTTAAGGCATCATTTCTTCACGCCGCAAGAAAAACACCAAACACAACGCGAGCATAGCACCGTTGTTAGTCCGTATTTTTTTGGGTGCCAATCTGGAGAGTTCGCAAAGTCGGCTTTCTGGAAAGGATAACAGCGCATTCTATAAACTTTTACGAAATCAGGAGATTTAACCATGATGAGCCTTATCAACCGTTGTTACGAGTCCTTCCGCCCGTCCTCTATCTGTGACACTCGCTACCTACGTGCATATGCCTTGCGCAGTCTCATTGGCATTCGCCGAGGGTTCACCGCTCTACTGCCTATGCAACTACGTAGTGATGAGTGGAAAAACGGCAGACTTACCCCAGAGGAAGAGTATGACGAATTTGCTTTTCTATATGAAGATTTCTGGAACGAGGGAGAGCGAGACCTTTTATTCAGATACTTCTCCCATGATCTAACGCTCAACCGTGAAGAATACAAAAAAGCTTCCAAACGAAGTGACGATCTTGAAACCGAAGCACTCAGGTTTGGAGTCACGAGCTTTCTGCCAGTGGATGAGTTGGTTGCCGAAGCATCATCCCTCCGTGAAGCAAATGAAAACTTTGAAGCACTTATTTTAGGTAAATTAGGCTGTAAACCAAGATGGAACGCAGCAGCTACAACAGCAGGACCTGCTCCTGCCGCTCTGGTATACCCTGCACACTTCGGCGCTTATGCCGACCTGCTCATTTCCTACCTCGCGGATGAGCCTCTATCTGACGAGGCAGAATATGTCGCAGCAGACTTCTGGCACGAAAGCCTCGCCATCGCTGGCGGCCACACGTTAGCCGATGGCTTTTCTCCCTCAGCAGAATACAGCCTACAGGTTGAAGCCGCGCTGGAAGACGTAAAAAGAAGAGCTGCCCATCGCGTTGCAGCACGCAACAGCTTCAGCGCATTCCTTGCTAAAAACGGCTTGGTTCACACACCGTTACGCCGTGCAATCTAAAAAATTGTCTTCGCGAACCGCAGGGCTGCGCTGTGCAGCCGACCTAATCTCCTGTTGTTTGGAGAGTGCGCTCGGCGGTTCCATGTACGGAGCCGCCCTACGGGGCGCGAAGAACTAAAAAAGGAGGATGTATGCCAACCATACCATGTCAACAATGCGGAAAAATGTTCTATGTCCGCCCTTCTCGCCTCAATCTGGGTGGCGGGAAATACTGCTCAAAAGAGTGTGCTGCAAAAGGGCGGATAAAAAAGCCGGAACCGTGTCCGTGCTGTGGAAAGCTGTTCGTTAAACGACCTAACCAAATCTACTGCTCCCGCTCCTGCGCGACGAAAGCAAGCCACGCTGCCAGAGGCAGAACCCCACTTAAAAGCGGCATCTGCAAGATTTGTAAAAAAGAGTTTGTGCACGGTGTAGCCCAATCTATTTGCAGCCACGCCTGTCTGTTTGCTCACAAGAAAAAGCATGGCTGCAACCCAACATCCTACGCGCTGGAATTTGACCCTTGGAAAACAGGAGACATTCAGCCGGACCGCTTTGCAGACAACATGTACCGCCAGCCAGACCCGGTGCTTGGCTTCTGATGAAAATATTACGACCAACCAGTCTTAGTAGACAATTAACGAGGTTAACAATGCCACAACTTAGATTAAATTTAGACCCACAAAGCGTTACCATTCGCCGCTGCCTGCATACAGAGTTTGCATGTAACAAATGCAACCAAAATCAAACACGTTGCCGCCCAATTAAAATATTTTCTGTCGCACAACATGGCGTTGATGGTGCGCGAAAACTGGCTGAAGAGCACCTGCGCACTATTAACCCGAATGGCGCCGCGGCAAAGGGAAAGAACACTTTTACGCGCTATCTAGGCACTTGTGCAGATAAAAACTGCCACCGCTATATTTCTGAAGGTGACGAATACTATACGTTAAAGAACCGCATTTACTGCAAGTATTGTGGGCTAGGCATCGAAGAAGCTCAAAAAGTCTCACCGTCAGGAGAATAAAATGCCAATTGAATCAACAAGTGTCCCACTCGAAAAGTTTTTCGACAATTCAGTCCGTATCAGTTCCGTTATTCACTGCAAAAGCCTTGGCGATAGCTGCTACATCAGCGCTTTTGAAGATTTCGTATGTGACTACCTCTATTGCTCAGATCGCGTACTCGACCACTACCCTACGCTGAAAAAAGAACTTGCTGACGATTTGGAGTTAGAGGAAGTGGTCGATTGTATGCGTGAGGATGACGAAGAACTCACCGGCATTCTTGTCCGCATGGACACCCCCGTAAAAAGTTACGTAGCAGAAGGCGCAGCCACAATGAGTTGGGGCTGTTACCGCCAAGATTGGACATGGGCAGCAGATATAGCAGATGCGGAACGCCAAGCAATCGAATGGGCGAAAGAGCAAGACAGAGTTGCCCGGCAAGACTACATGGAAAAACAGGGCAAAGGGGAATAGGTCATGACAACTAAACCTATCCTCTTCAACGGTGCGATGGTTCGCGCCGTTCTGGACGGTCAGAAAACGCAAACACGGCGACCTGTAAAGCTTGGCGATTTTCCAGCAACACATGTCAAATATATTGACGAAAATCAGCATTTCCAGTTGATGCCGCCAGATACGTTTGTTTTTTCCTATTTCGAAGAAAAAACTCCAGTAGAAGTTTTCCATCCAATTGCCCCGCAATACCGCAAAGGAACAGTGCTGTGGGTGAAGGAAACATTCCGACTCCACGGAGGCACAGACGAATGCGGATGCGGTGGGGACAGATGCCACTGTCCGCCTGAAGGCACACCAATCTACCGCGCTGACATGGACGATGGCGAAAGCAAGTGGAACCCATCGATTCATATGAAAAAACAATACGCACGGATATTCCTTGAAGTAACTAGCGTCCGCTGTGAAAAGCTTTGGGATATGACAAGCAAAGACGCACGAAAAGAAGGAACCACACATCCAGAAAGATTCTTCGGGGAATGGTATGTCATTTACCCAGAAGAAGATAACCCCTTCGTATGGGTGTATGAATTCAAACGCTGTGAAAAGCCGGAAGGATGGAGGAGCTAAAATGACACCTGACGAAGCAAGAGAAGAACTGTGCTTGTTCTTCAAACCCGAGTGGCACAGCTACATAAATACCAAGCTGGCAGGTGACTTTGCAGGCGAACTTGCCGTGATAATACGTGAACACAACAAGATGCAGACTGACATGGCACTCGCTGCTGAGTTTGAAGTGCTTGCTAATGCACGTATTGCTGAACTTACAGCAGCAAGAGAATCCAATGAGCGGTTGTAGCTATGTCCGTGAACACTACGGTGTTCCTGCTCAAATTGGGATGCGTGTAATTGTAGATGGTAAGCCCGGAATCATCTCCGAAGATCACGGTAACTATATCGGAGTCAACTTCGATGAAGACAAGCCTGGTGTTGTTTTAAGCTGCCACCCGACTTGGCGAGTAGAATACACCATAAAATCAGGAAAAATTCGCCCTCTAACTCGATCTCAGCAACGTTACTTACGCTACCTTGAATATAGCGATTGTTTTAACTCCTTCTTAGATTTTTGCTACTGGGACGCTCAACAGTCTTGGTAATAAGGAAGCAAAGCATGTCAAAACTAGCAAAGAATCACCAACACATCGCCATCGCTCAAAAGAACTGCCGCATAGCAGTGGCAGTTGCCTGCCTGTACGAAGCCGTTGAACGCCTCTGGCAAGCACAAGGTGTACTCACCCGTAAGGAAAAACTCCAAGCAGAGCGAGTAATGAACTGGACTCAAAAGGTCATTGCTCAAATCGGGATTGATACAAAAAAATCCGCTGGCATTAAAAAGAACTTCAACCAGATCGCAAACACAATCCTCGCTAAACGTCAGCAGTACATTAGCGAAGGAGACATTACCCCGATTCATGGTTGCATGGATATTTTTGCAATGGCGCAGGTTGTTACGGATTTGCAGATTGTAGGCGGCTTCAAAAGCCGTGAATGGACATACCTTCTAAAAACAACAAACACGTTTACAGACACACTCTACGCTGATCTACACGAGACAGATGCAGCGGAAATCGCATGCAACTGCGCCCTTGATATTTTCGATACCATTTGTCCTGAATGGAATACTGCAAAGCTTGGGGAGGCGGCGTGAGCTTTTTTCAGCAATAATCATAATCGCTCTGCTTGCTTGCGTAGTCTGGCAAATTCACACAACCGAGCGACTGCGTAAAGAAAACCTCAAGCTACGATTGAAGACTATGGGGTTCAAGCATGAGATTCTTTAGCGTTAGGCAGCAGCATGGCTGTTCCGGTAATGCACTGGATTGGCAAGCGGATTGAACATGTTGAAGTGTTACAACGTAAACATGTTGATTTGGAGGTGGCATAATGAACATTGCAGTACATACGCCTGATCGCACGAACTTCCCTAACCTTGCACTTATGAAAATTAGTGCTTGGCACAAAGCGCAGGGAAATAATGTTGAGTGGTTCAACCCTTTGCTTTCAAACAGCTATGACCAAATATATTCAAGCAAAGTATTCACATTTTCCCACTGTGACCCGTACTTGCCAGATGATGAGAGAGTTGAAAAAGGCGGGACTGGATACCAAAGCACTCGAGTGCTACCAAATGAAATTGAGCACCGTGCCCCTGACTACTCTCTTTACAATGTATCTGCTGCCTATGGATTCACAACAAGGGGTTGTCCGAACAAATGCAGCCGCTGCATTGTTCCACAAAAAGAAGGGAATATTCGTGCAAACGCAGATATTGAAGAATTCTGGGATGGACAAAAAGACTTAATTCTTATGGATAACAATATCCTTGCCCACTCTCACGGAATCAAGCAGCTAGAGAAAATTTCCAAACTGAACATTAGGCTCGACTGCAACCAAGGCATGGAAGCAAAGCTAGTTGGCAAAGCAGAGGCTAAATTACTTGGTAATATTAAATGGTCACGAATCCGCTTTGCTTGCGATCGTCAAACTCAAATGAAGCATGTAGCTCGTGCCGTATCGCTAATCCGGCACTACTCCGGCAAGAAAGGAAAGTACTTTGTTTACGTGTTGGTCGGTGATCGAAACCTACCAGCAAACGACCCAGACGGAATTCAAGACGCTCTGGCTCGTGTTGAATTTCTCCGTAAGCTCGATGTTGACCCATTCGCGCAACCATTTCGTGACTACAAAGAAAACCTAGAGCCAACAGAAATTCAAAGGCAATTCGCACGATGGGTGAACAGGAAACAACTCTTCAAATCATGTAGTTGGGAAGAATACAATCAGCATCAGAAAAAAGCCCCTGCTTCAGCTACAGGAAAGCTCAAATCATTATTGGAAGTGGCATAATGGCTAAAATTCTAACTCAAACAATCCTCAACGGTGAAACGCCAACCGTTCGCCTCTTACACGATGTTCGTGGTGACTACATTTTTGCCGGAACAGTGGTACTTGCTGGTGTCCACAAGGCATACATGAATCAGTACGGAGCCGTGAGTGTTGAGGCTACAAATGGCAAGCTGCTAGGTATCCGTCCTCACGAAATGGAATGGGTAGAAGGAAAACCTTCAATGTGGTGCTGTGGCGATGGTAACAACTATGTCATTGAGCCATATGAAGGCGATTGGACGCTTGATGCGTTTATGCGAAAAAACGATGAGGTGGAACCATGAATACTTGGATAGATACGTTCATGCACTTAACCCTCGTTATCATTTTTTTCCATCTCCAATGGAACAATAAGCTAACAAAAAGTGAAACTCTCATCTGTGGCTTATTATTCCTAATTCTAATGAGAATTGGAAAAATATAGCATGACAATCACGACACAAGATAAATCCCTACTCCTCATCGCCGCACTATCATTCTGCCCCGGTATCGGCGCAGCGTGCAGCATCATCACCCTACTTGGCGCTTTATACGAAGCCGCAACTAGCGATTGGAAAATGTTTTTTATATCACTAACGCTAGGCACTACAGCCTGCTATATTTGGAGTTAACTATGATTGAAAGCTCCCCTCTTCCCCCTATTGCCACGTTAGACAAAATGGCAGAACTAGTTCAAATGAGTAAAGGTAGCCTTTCTGGCGTCTGGCAAACATGGCCACACTTTTATGTAGGTTCAGGACGGAACGCAAAAGGTGCACGGTTCATTCCTGCCGATGTGATTGCATTTTTATATGAAAATGGAGGGCTAAGTGTCCGTAGCAGCGTATCAAACAAAGAAGGGACGGCGGTACAAAGCAATTCTATATCTGGACGGAAAAGCAGTAACAAGCAAGCGCGGGTTTCTCACCAAAAAAGAGGGGCGAAAGTGGCTTCAGGACGAAGCCAGAAAACGTACTATGAAAACCCCGACAGGCACAAGCTTCGGCTTTGTGGCTAACAACTATTTAGACTTTATGGAAGAGCGTCGGCAGCCCCAAACATTTGCATATAAACGCACCATTATCAATCGCCTTCTAGAGTTTCTGGGGGGCGATTTTATTATACAGGAACTGCCAGATTCCACAGTAGAAAACTACCTTGTACACCTCAAACAAGAGGCAAGCGGCAAGACTGCAAACAGACATTGCAAAGAGCTTTCTATTCTCTGGAATTGGGCAATAAAGCGAAACCACATACAAAAAAATCCTTGGAGAGCTGCCGAACCATTCCCGGAAGAAAAGTTTATCCGTCAGGTCCCAACACTTGAAGAAATTCAAAAGGTACGTGAAGTCGCCACACCGGAAGAAAGAGACTGGATTGATGCATTATACTATACTGGTGCACGTATTGGAGAAATAACCCACTTGGAATGGAAAAATATCGACTTCGAACTAAACACGATTACCCTGTACACTCGAAAACGAAAAGGTGGAAACCATGAGCCGCGTACACTGTCACTTGCTCCGGCGTTCAGAGAATTGCTAGAGCGCCGCAATAAACGCCGCACTGCCGATCTGGTCTTTCCTACCAGGTACGGCAACCCACAACCACGTTCCGGTAGCTTCCTTGTTGGGCTGTTTTCACGCAACTGTCAAAAGGCAAAAGTAACCAAATTTACCGCTCATGGAATACGCCACCACGTAGCAACAAGATTAAAGGATAGTAGGCAAGCAACTTCCTACCAAATTCAAGCTTTCTTAGGACACATGAACCATTCTACTACAGAACGATACCTGCATGACTTGGCTGTAGACCGTGACGTTCCGCACCTACTGACACTAGAAAACTTGGGAGAAGATAAAGAGTAGTTTTGTGGTTCGATTTTGGTTCGATTGAGTCTAGAAAAGATCAAAATAAGCTTAACATAATCCCTCGTTAACCGTTGCTAACCCTAGATTTTAAAGAAATAGCACACCGCCTTGATTGACTCGAAATCGTGCTTAGGTCTCAAAGCCTAACGAGGGTTCGAATCCCTCTCTCTCCGCCAAGACGTCAAAAACAAAGGGCTTTATCCGAATGGATGAAGCCCTTTTATTTTGCGATGCGTTAACGATATGCGAATTTTTTAAAGAATCTTTCTTTATTTGTAAGCGGTATTTCATCTTCTTCTGGATCATCAAAGACATCTCCTACCGCCAATACCAAGTGCTGATTATCAGGACATAAAACCGATTGTTACAAAAAGACATTTCAACAACGCCTATCTATTCATTATTTTTAAAAAGAGGTAGGATTGGACTTTCTGAAGGAAGCTTTAATCCGTTCAGAGTCAATGTTAGCTCGACAGGATTCAAAACTTTCTCTGGACTTATAGATTCTTCGCGTGGCTTTCCAATCCCTATCATCTTAATATTCTCTATCTTACCATTCTTAACATATACTGTGATTTGGAGGTCAAGAGATACTGTAGTCTTATCTCCAAGATCAATAGCGTCCTGCATTGCGTTCGCTATTTTCCTACGGGAACTAGGAGAAACATATGAAATATCAACACGCTTATGTCCTACCCTAAAATCAACATCAACATCATTAGATGGAAGATCACTTCCCCGAAGACAATAAGATCCATCAATTTTAAATGGCAATGTGCTTTCATGTCGCACGGCCTGTTTTAAAACCTTC is a genomic window containing:
- a CDS encoding Txe/YoeB family addiction module toxin, whose protein sequence is MNLSWTTHAWEDYLYWQKTDKKILKRINTLIKDTMRTPFDGIGKPEPLRFQLTGCWSRRINEEHRLVYKLTTDNTLHILQCKHHY
- a CDS encoding site-specific integrase, whose protein sequence is MSVAAYQTKKGRRYKAILYLDGKAVTSKRGFLTKKEGRKWLQDEARKRTMKTPTGTSFGFVANNYLDFMEERRQPQTFAYKRTIINRLLEFLGGDFIIQELPDSTVENYLVHLKQEASGKTANRHCKELSILWNWAIKRNHIQKNPWRAAEPFPEEKFIRQVPTLEEIQKVREVATPEERDWIDALYYTGARIGEITHLEWKNIDFELNTITLYTRKRKGGNHEPRTLSLAPAFRELLERRNKRRTADLVFPTRYGNPQPRSGSFLVGLFSRNCQKAKVTKFTAHGIRHHVATRLKDSRQATSYQIQAFLGHMNHSTTERYLHDLAVDRDVPHLLTLENLGEDKE